A single Crateriforma conspicua DNA region contains:
- a CDS encoding efflux RND transporter periplasmic adaptor subunit: MHPSRVSHATRIGSGEEEGGSAVSQYESITNRSSDADGRAVSGRSLAGSDDATAALDAAMHLLSRLGQAGDSIDPAAVVLADALELQIHLESHRDLHDAMCEAAGWMGRSWSARTVIVGFIDSPESPCRDAIVWHCPTAEDPEERIESKLDSQQDAALDEALRRGEPTWFPPRHPGDRCGALAIERLANSIDATLLLTVPLVDERLRCCGVVLLVEPSPPDPSICIQSRVNAVAVPLAEKLSQLYRHRPSRLQRWLGDLGKAISGRSGTILWCSVVCLCLLLMIPIPYNIHGQCELLPSGRRFVVAPVDGPLESSRVRRGDSVARGDVLAVINASEMDLELAALEAELARSRKAIDTYLAESKTAQQQLAELEAERFELESQLLRHRRSQLQLTSPIDGVVIRGDLRDAEDAPLTRGQTLFEVAPLGRQRLEIAIPQSEIAYAAAGSMATFRLHAFADREWMTTVRRIHRTADVKDRENVFIAEAVIDDPEHLLRPGMKGRAWIESGTASLGWVMLHRPIARLRVWLGW, encoded by the coding sequence ATGCATCCCAGTCGCGTGTCTCATGCCACGCGGATCGGATCGGGTGAAGAAGAAGGCGGGAGTGCCGTGTCGCAGTATGAATCCATCACGAATCGCAGCAGCGATGCCGACGGGCGGGCGGTGTCCGGCCGTTCGCTCGCCGGTTCGGACGATGCCACGGCGGCGCTCGATGCCGCGATGCACTTGTTGTCCCGTTTGGGACAGGCCGGTGATTCGATCGATCCTGCCGCGGTCGTTTTGGCCGACGCGTTGGAGCTGCAAATCCATTTGGAATCGCATCGTGACCTGCACGATGCCATGTGCGAAGCGGCCGGTTGGATGGGACGGTCATGGTCGGCGCGGACGGTCATCGTCGGCTTCATCGACAGCCCCGAATCGCCTTGCCGCGATGCGATCGTCTGGCACTGTCCAACGGCGGAGGATCCCGAAGAAAGGATCGAAAGCAAGCTGGATTCGCAACAAGACGCCGCGCTGGACGAGGCGCTGCGACGTGGAGAACCGACGTGGTTCCCGCCACGGCATCCGGGCGATCGCTGTGGGGCTTTGGCGATCGAGCGATTGGCAAATTCGATCGATGCGACGCTGTTGCTGACCGTTCCCTTGGTCGACGAACGTCTTCGTTGCTGTGGCGTGGTGCTGCTGGTCGAACCATCACCGCCCGATCCATCCATTTGCATCCAAAGCCGCGTGAATGCGGTGGCGGTGCCACTGGCGGAAAAGCTTTCGCAGTTGTATCGGCATCGTCCGTCACGACTGCAACGTTGGTTGGGGGACCTCGGCAAAGCGATCAGCGGCCGAAGCGGCACGATTCTGTGGTGCAGCGTCGTGTGTCTGTGTTTGTTGTTGATGATTCCCATTCCGTACAACATTCATGGCCAGTGTGAATTGCTGCCCAGCGGACGCCGCTTTGTGGTGGCGCCGGTCGACGGTCCTTTGGAATCTTCACGCGTCCGACGTGGGGATTCGGTTGCCCGTGGCGATGTGTTGGCCGTCATCAACGCGTCGGAAATGGATTTGGAATTGGCGGCGTTGGAAGCGGAATTGGCCCGTTCTCGCAAGGCAATCGACACCTATCTGGCGGAAAGCAAGACGGCACAACAACAGTTGGCGGAGCTGGAAGCAGAACGCTTCGAGCTGGAATCCCAATTGTTGCGGCATCGTCGCAGCCAACTGCAATTGACCAGTCCGATTGATGGAGTGGTTATCCGTGGCGATCTTCGCGACGCCGAAGACGCACCGCTGACGCGCGGTCAAACACTGTTTGAAGTCGCGCCTTTGGGACGTCAGCGTTTGGAGATCGCGATTCCACAATCGGAAATCGCCTACGCCGCTGCGGGTTCAATGGCCACGTTTCGGTTGCACGCTTTCGCCGATCGCGAATGGATGACGACGGTGCGTCGTATCCACCGGACCGCTGATGTCAAAGACCGAGAAAATGTATTTATCGCCGAAGCGGTCATCGATGACCCCGAACATCTTTTACGGCCCGGCATGAAGGGGCGTGCCTGGATCGAATCGGGGACGGCTTCGTTGGGGTGGGTGATGTTGCATCGGCCCATCGCCCGATTGCGCGTCTGGTTGGGATGGTGA
- a CDS encoding HlyD family efflux transporter periplasmic adaptor subunit: MAESYDTLDVMTRPVRLKPGLRFRPVRQRGRWLCQIEQPSQHRFFRIGPTEYALISFFDGQTTLAQACAMAAAKLGCDAPSTERAKSVLQWMVRQRLASFADNQNDVGITETIGHLRSGGSSHSATSVNSDRTAWWQRFNPFWIKLPLPNVHRVLDAASMAVLPLYQRLGCILWSLLILVGMGMAWIQRGELVAGGTDVFDPDQWAYLIGIWLVLKLVHELGHTAACRRYGVKVRQAGIVAVLLMPMVYVDLTDAWMCRSRRKRMIISAAGIYLELGIAAIAVLGWTWSADPVQRLVWHQVLFAAGVSTVLFNANPLMRFDGYYLLADAFDFPNLYSVAQRRVASSMRWLLLGQRPPDFDEPWWRRWAIDAYGWASLFWKGIIAVTLGIAAAWMFQGAGVLIAILGIAQWVGRPLVAAFQTMKQESAGTSMLRPVFVTFAGLGLISGIVFWMPFPTRLAAPAVVRFPPECSVRCGVDGFVTAVFVREGQWVSPGDVLASLENDALRIELADVEIQLQQIEQQQLTAIHQLDAAADQIFQQRRASLVSRRDHLARQVDRLRLVAHRTGRVEARGLEERLGMYVQKGDSLMDIVDDGHKEVVALIDQAGIRTARRFEGDATIFASEAVGNFTGKLERIEPQATDRLPTPALAATSGGPMAVRTDDSPSDSLEPNEGPGESVRLIEPHFMAIARLDESTAKRVPAGLLVEARLGYRDETIAQRVRTALLQRWYDDAAASNRR, encoded by the coding sequence ATGGCGGAATCGTACGACACCTTGGATGTCATGACACGGCCGGTGCGACTGAAACCGGGCTTGCGTTTTCGGCCCGTCCGCCAGCGTGGGCGTTGGCTCTGTCAGATCGAACAACCGTCACAGCATCGCTTTTTCCGCATCGGACCGACGGAATACGCGTTGATCAGCTTCTTTGACGGACAGACGACGTTGGCCCAGGCCTGTGCGATGGCGGCGGCCAAGTTGGGCTGCGATGCACCGTCGACCGAACGTGCCAAAAGCGTTTTGCAGTGGATGGTGCGTCAGCGTCTGGCATCGTTCGCGGACAATCAAAATGACGTTGGGATAACCGAAACCATTGGGCACTTGCGGTCGGGTGGCTCATCGCATTCGGCCACGTCGGTGAATTCGGATCGCACCGCATGGTGGCAGCGATTCAATCCGTTTTGGATCAAGCTTCCTTTGCCAAATGTTCATCGCGTGTTGGATGCTGCTTCGATGGCTGTGTTGCCGTTGTATCAGCGTCTCGGCTGCATCCTTTGGTCTTTGCTGATTCTGGTCGGAATGGGGATGGCTTGGATTCAGCGTGGTGAATTGGTGGCCGGCGGAACCGATGTCTTTGATCCCGACCAGTGGGCCTACTTGATCGGTATTTGGCTGGTTTTGAAATTGGTTCACGAACTGGGGCATACCGCGGCGTGCCGGCGATACGGTGTGAAGGTTCGGCAGGCGGGGATTGTGGCCGTCTTGTTGATGCCGATGGTCTACGTGGATCTGACAGATGCTTGGATGTGCCGCAGTCGCCGTAAGCGGATGATCATCAGTGCCGCCGGAATCTACTTGGAATTGGGAATCGCAGCCATCGCCGTCTTGGGTTGGACTTGGTCAGCCGATCCGGTGCAACGATTGGTATGGCACCAGGTGCTGTTTGCCGCTGGGGTTTCGACCGTGCTGTTCAATGCGAATCCTTTGATGCGGTTTGACGGCTACTATCTGTTGGCGGACGCTTTTGATTTTCCCAATCTGTATTCCGTCGCACAGCGAAGGGTTGCGTCGTCGATGCGTTGGTTGCTGTTGGGCCAACGTCCGCCGGATTTTGACGAACCGTGGTGGCGTCGCTGGGCGATCGATGCGTATGGATGGGCGTCCCTGTTTTGGAAGGGGATCATAGCAGTGACGCTGGGGATCGCTGCCGCCTGGATGTTTCAGGGCGCCGGCGTGTTGATCGCCATCCTGGGAATCGCACAGTGGGTGGGGCGGCCCCTGGTCGCCGCGTTTCAAACGATGAAGCAAGAATCGGCGGGGACGTCGATGCTGCGGCCGGTTTTCGTCACGTTCGCCGGCTTGGGGCTGATCTCGGGAATCGTGTTTTGGATGCCGTTTCCGACACGACTGGCGGCCCCCGCGGTGGTTCGATTCCCACCGGAGTGTTCGGTCCGCTGCGGCGTGGACGGTTTTGTCACCGCGGTGTTTGTCCGCGAAGGGCAATGGGTATCACCAGGCGATGTGTTGGCATCGCTGGAAAATGATGCCTTGCGAATCGAACTGGCCGATGTGGAAATTCAGTTGCAACAGATCGAACAACAACAACTGACCGCGATCCACCAACTGGATGCCGCTGCGGATCAGATCTTTCAACAGCGGCGGGCATCCCTGGTCAGTCGTCGTGATCATCTGGCGAGACAGGTCGACCGATTGCGGCTGGTGGCGCATCGCACCGGGCGGGTCGAAGCGCGGGGTTTGGAAGAGCGTTTGGGAATGTACGTCCAGAAGGGCGATTCCTTGATGGACATCGTCGATGATGGGCACAAGGAAGTGGTCGCATTGATCGACCAAGCGGGCATTCGCACCGCACGACGGTTTGAAGGGGACGCCACGATCTTTGCCAGCGAAGCGGTGGGGAATTTCACCGGGAAACTGGAACGCATCGAACCTCAGGCGACCGATCGATTGCCCACGCCGGCTCTGGCGGCCACGTCCGGCGGGCCGATGGCGGTGCGAACGGATGATTCGCCATCGGATTCGTTGGAACCGAACGAAGGGCCCGGCGAATCCGTCCGCTTGATCGAACCACATTTCATGGCGATTGCGCGTTTGGACGAATCGACCGCCAAGCGGGTGCCCGCCGGATTGTTGGTGGAAGCACGTTTGGGGTACCGCGACGAAACGATTGCCCAGCGGGTTCGCACCGCTTTATTGCAACGCTGGTACGACGACGCGGCCGCTTCGAACCGCCGGTGA
- a CDS encoding PLP-dependent aminotransferase family protein, producing the protein MAMPPWTVELLYRQISGAAKQAQQSETIDKIKSRASELVQDLPDSAARGIESAGRRLDRLMKSAEQSTKAFRQWSEKFNAVTLPCVNATGTLLDPRCSPPISEVVVAAGIEAMQGNRVCDTSLDHRLHRHLHQAMNLADDRDVAVAASMSAALMAVSTISLDRPFLVPRSEVFRVDGRPTSDLLGGVFAMTAEIGDSRTFVAEDLAGNSNAILIRGDSGAAAISWDTVAADDQPWAAVLRCGTLRGGGDPATGGSIEGGDLASVGELLNQGAEFVVVPGDGLIGGPASGLIVGKKSVLVDITGHESWSAWAAGTATIAMLCEACERQASAAVDGSAALSMLNTSVENLKARCERLATRLSATDIEQTIQITDRSAGIIADGRWQLPSRQIELRRPDLDAKAWAEKLAQHHPSVLLDAEDDALRIDLRWVNPADDGRIAEAILD; encoded by the coding sequence ATGGCCATGCCTCCCTGGACCGTCGAACTTCTGTATCGCCAGATTTCTGGCGCCGCGAAACAAGCACAACAGTCCGAGACGATCGACAAGATCAAATCTCGCGCATCGGAACTTGTCCAAGACCTGCCTGATTCGGCGGCACGCGGCATCGAATCGGCCGGGCGTCGTTTGGATCGGCTGATGAAGTCGGCGGAACAATCGACCAAGGCGTTCCGACAGTGGTCGGAAAAATTCAACGCGGTCACGTTGCCTTGCGTGAATGCGACCGGGACGTTGTTGGACCCACGTTGCAGCCCGCCGATCAGCGAAGTCGTCGTCGCAGCGGGCATCGAAGCGATGCAAGGCAATCGTGTTTGCGATACCTCGCTGGATCATCGGCTGCATCGACACTTGCACCAAGCCATGAACTTGGCCGACGATCGGGATGTAGCCGTGGCCGCTTCCATGTCGGCGGCGCTGATGGCGGTGTCGACGATCTCGCTGGATCGCCCCTTCTTGGTGCCACGCAGCGAAGTGTTTCGCGTTGACGGTCGGCCCACGTCGGACTTGTTGGGCGGGGTTTTTGCGATGACCGCAGAAATCGGCGACAGTCGGACATTTGTGGCCGAAGATTTGGCCGGCAATTCCAATGCGATTCTGATCCGCGGCGATAGCGGCGCGGCGGCGATTTCCTGGGACACCGTCGCGGCGGATGATCAACCGTGGGCGGCCGTGCTACGGTGCGGAACGCTGCGCGGCGGCGGCGATCCGGCAACGGGTGGATCGATCGAAGGCGGTGATCTGGCTTCGGTCGGCGAACTGTTGAATCAGGGAGCCGAATTTGTTGTGGTCCCCGGCGATGGTTTGATCGGTGGTCCGGCTTCGGGCCTGATCGTCGGGAAGAAATCGGTGTTGGTCGACATCACCGGTCACGAGTCTTGGTCCGCGTGGGCCGCGGGTACCGCGACGATCGCGATGTTGTGTGAAGCTTGTGAGCGTCAAGCGTCGGCCGCTGTTGATGGATCCGCGGCATTGTCGATGTTGAACACATCGGTCGAAAACCTGAAGGCACGTTGCGAACGCTTGGCGACGCGGCTGAGTGCGACGGATATCGAACAGACGATTCAGATCACCGATCGGTCGGCCGGAATCATCGCGGATGGTCGCTGGCAATTGCCGTCGCGACAGATCGAATTGCGACGTCCCGATTTGGACGCGAAAGCCTGGGCCGAAAAACTGGCCCAGCATCACCCGTCAGTCTTGTTGGATGCCGAAGACGATGCGCTGCGGATCGATTTGCGCTGGGTCAACCCGGCCGATGACGGACGCATTGCCGAAGCGATACTGGATTAG
- a CDS encoding DNA-methyltransferase: protein MLKLDQIHQGDCVELMKQMDDGSVDLAFADPPFNIGYDYDVYEDRMPVDHYLQWSNQWISEVHRVLKDDGTFWLAIGDEFAAELKIESQKVGFHCRNWVIWYYTFGVNCKYKFTRSHAHLFYFVKDPDHFVFNADDPDVRVPSARQLVYGDRRANPKGRLPDDTWILRPQDLAEGFAEDEDTWYFPRVAGTFKERAGFHGCQMPEQLLGRIIRACSRPGEVVLDPFSGSGSTAVVAKKLSRKSIALEMSADYASRGQQRLDETCPGDPLVGASDPKRSAPSTSKGRRLADKAKKPKKKQTTAVATPSMFDDASPDT from the coding sequence GTGTTGAAGCTTGATCAAATTCATCAAGGCGACTGCGTCGAACTGATGAAACAGATGGACGACGGCAGCGTGGATTTGGCGTTCGCCGACCCGCCGTTCAACATCGGCTACGACTACGACGTCTATGAAGATCGCATGCCGGTGGACCATTATCTGCAATGGTCCAACCAGTGGATCAGCGAAGTCCACCGTGTTTTGAAAGACGACGGCACGTTCTGGCTGGCGATCGGTGACGAATTTGCCGCGGAACTGAAGATCGAATCCCAAAAGGTCGGCTTTCACTGTCGCAACTGGGTGATTTGGTATTACACGTTCGGCGTGAACTGCAAATACAAATTCACCCGTTCCCACGCTCACCTTTTCTACTTCGTCAAAGACCCGGACCACTTCGTCTTCAACGCGGACGATCCCGATGTCCGCGTCCCATCGGCACGCCAACTGGTTTATGGCGATCGCCGAGCGAACCCCAAAGGCCGGTTGCCCGACGACACGTGGATCCTGCGGCCACAAGACTTGGCCGAAGGCTTCGCCGAAGACGAAGACACGTGGTACTTTCCTCGCGTCGCCGGCACCTTCAAAGAACGCGCCGGTTTCCATGGATGCCAGATGCCCGAACAGTTGCTCGGACGGATCATCCGGGCTTGCAGCCGACCGGGCGAAGTCGTCTTGGACCCGTTTTCCGGCAGCGGTTCGACGGCCGTGGTCGCGAAAAAGCTTTCACGAAAATCGATCGCACTGGAAATGTCCGCGGACTATGCCAGCCGTGGGCAACAGCGACTGGACGAAACCTGCCCCGGCGATCCGCTGGTCGGTGCTTCCGATCCCAAACGCAGCGCACCATCGACATCCAAAGGTCGTCGCCTGGCAGATAAGGCAAAGAAGCCTAAAAAGAAACAGACCACCGCCGTCGCCACGCCGTCGATGTTTGACGACGCATCGCCCGACACCTAA
- a CDS encoding efflux RND transporter periplasmic adaptor subunit yields the protein MRLSIMLPAIAWLLCTSMVRAEGVRGFSEPYRRVMVSASEMGTLAAIDVVEGQHVQRDQVLGQLDDRVLQASLKIAQAAKDAEGAMRAAKIDLEIKKRHLEGFVELSQAGNASVREVERAQADYDQALARVQAAEEQILLRQLEYDRTIQQIEKRRVRSPFDGIVTEIIKRPGEFVSPTDPVIFEVVQLDTLRCNLTIPNDQIQHLRLGMEVKLVVGQRQEPVTAMVEYIAPVVDPQSGTVLVKLRIPNSSQELKAGLVCRLDLPGDTRTARLLRTR from the coding sequence ATGCGTTTGTCGATCATGTTGCCCGCTATCGCTTGGCTGCTGTGCACATCAATGGTTCGGGCCGAAGGCGTGCGAGGATTCTCCGAACCGTATCGGCGTGTGATGGTATCCGCCTCGGAAATGGGAACGTTGGCGGCGATTGACGTGGTCGAAGGACAGCATGTTCAGCGCGATCAAGTCTTGGGGCAACTGGACGATCGCGTTCTGCAAGCCAGTTTGAAAATCGCGCAAGCCGCCAAGGATGCCGAAGGTGCCATGCGGGCCGCCAAAATCGACTTGGAAATCAAGAAGCGTCACTTGGAAGGCTTCGTCGAACTCAGTCAGGCGGGCAATGCAAGTGTCCGGGAAGTGGAACGGGCCCAAGCCGACTATGACCAAGCACTCGCGCGGGTACAGGCCGCTGAAGAACAGATCTTGTTGCGGCAGTTGGAATACGATCGCACTATCCAGCAGATTGAAAAACGCCGGGTTCGTTCGCCTTTTGATGGTATCGTGACGGAGATCATCAAGCGTCCCGGCGAATTCGTTTCACCAACCGATCCGGTGATCTTCGAAGTGGTGCAACTGGACACGCTCCGGTGCAACCTAACGATTCCCAATGATCAGATCCAACATCTGCGTTTGGGCATGGAAGTCAAACTGGTCGTGGGACAGCGGCAGGAACCCGTCACCGCGATGGTCGAATACATCGCGCCGGTTGTTGATCCACAAAGTGGAACGGTTCTGGTGAAATTGCGAATCCCCAACAGTTCACAAGAGCTGAAGGCGGGGTTGGTTTGCCGTTTGGATTTGCCAGGTGATACACGCACCGCACGGTTGTTGCGGACCCGCTGA
- a CDS encoding ATP-grasp domain-containing protein, which produces MQAPDAIPGDTEPPPDHRDSPAPSTDSAAVVGKVILMGASVRSAAASARRGGLRIWGIDRFGDADTRDLCEEFQQISGPDQIAAALRRAKARWPDAAVVAAGDLITPPDVEVDQGRWCEAKTIRCRDLWAQAAGVSDCRFPATRPIVDEASTAHQHRRQSVDHDRWLEKSMTGTGGLGVRWSDPNRKFQPGMTFQQQWVAGRTHGVTYIADGAEARMLGVCRTITTRFGDLPFIYAGSLGPVSLQQSTQDRLQRLGQSLVERTRYRGLFNADVVLSGDQPPWLLEVNPRWSASMELVEHTLAPEPSGSSPATQPSLIRWHVRAQSERLHTWVRVPNPNHSIHRFKRIVYSLRAGRLCSQAIQRWCRQLHAEDQSIRCTDIPAQTDDIAIGQPIVTLTGILTPQTNYRDLIRQVQSLVS; this is translated from the coding sequence ATGCAAGCACCTGACGCGATCCCGGGCGATACGGAACCTCCGCCAGACCACCGCGACAGCCCAGCCCCGTCAACCGATTCGGCCGCCGTGGTCGGTAAAGTCATCCTGATGGGGGCATCGGTGCGATCCGCCGCCGCGTCGGCCCGCCGTGGAGGCCTGCGAATTTGGGGAATCGACCGATTCGGCGACGCGGATACTCGAGATCTTTGTGAAGAATTCCAGCAGATTTCCGGTCCGGACCAGATCGCGGCCGCCCTACGGCGTGCCAAGGCCCGGTGGCCAGACGCCGCCGTTGTCGCCGCCGGTGATCTGATCACTCCGCCGGACGTCGAAGTTGATCAAGGGCGGTGGTGCGAAGCAAAAACGATCCGCTGCCGCGATCTTTGGGCCCAGGCGGCCGGGGTATCGGATTGTCGATTTCCCGCGACTCGTCCGATCGTCGATGAAGCAAGCACAGCGCACCAACACCGGCGGCAATCGGTAGACCATGACCGCTGGCTGGAAAAATCGATGACGGGCACCGGCGGCTTGGGCGTTCGATGGTCGGATCCGAATCGCAAATTCCAACCCGGCATGACGTTTCAACAACAATGGGTCGCCGGGCGAACGCATGGCGTGACATACATCGCCGATGGGGCCGAAGCGAGAATGCTGGGGGTGTGCCGGACCATCACCACCAGGTTCGGCGATCTGCCATTCATCTACGCCGGTTCCCTCGGCCCGGTGTCCTTGCAACAGTCGACACAGGATCGGCTGCAGCGTCTTGGCCAAAGCCTGGTGGAACGAACCCGATACCGCGGCCTGTTCAATGCGGATGTGGTTCTGTCAGGCGACCAGCCACCGTGGTTGCTGGAAGTCAATCCACGGTGGTCCGCGTCGATGGAATTAGTCGAACACACACTTGCACCGGAGCCCTCCGGTTCCAGCCCGGCAACGCAACCATCGCTGATCCGGTGGCACGTTCGGGCACAATCCGAGCGTCTGCATACTTGGGTGCGGGTCCCGAATCCAAATCATTCAATTCATCGATTCAAACGGATCGTCTACTCGCTTCGGGCGGGAAGACTGTGTTCGCAAGCCATCCAGCGATGGTGCCGCCAGTTGCACGCCGAAGACCAATCGATCCGGTGCACCGACATCCCCGCCCAAACCGACGACATCGCCATCGGCCAGCCGATCGTCACACTGACGGGCATCCTAACACCGCAAACCAACTACCGCGACTTGATTCGCCAGGTGCAATCATTGGTTTCGTAG
- a CDS encoding NAD(P)-dependent methylenetetrahydromethanopterin dehydrogenase — protein MPKKILLQFDTGDHASSFDSVVAIDSGVDHLLTYRDVHPSAVRGLVHGAMFTRGGDDLASTAIFIGGEDVLDAEKLLQSVCNTFFGPVRVSVMLDAGGCNTTASAAVVAAGRHVELGNAKAAVLGGTGPVGRRVAQLLAGEGADVVLTSRSQERAEAACQDIREKVGADQASTALLTAAAPRGENELKKVMADRNCVIACGAAGVQLLSAQVVESMSDLAVAIDLNAVPPAGIEGVSMTDKAVPVGGGVGYGAIGVGGLKMRTHVQAIERLFTANDLVLDAEEIYAIAKTVG, from the coding sequence ATGCCCAAAAAGATTCTGTTGCAGTTTGACACCGGTGACCATGCCAGTTCCTTTGATTCGGTGGTGGCAATCGATTCCGGGGTGGATCACCTGTTGACCTATCGCGACGTTCATCCGTCGGCGGTGCGTGGTCTGGTCCACGGTGCGATGTTCACACGCGGTGGTGACGACTTGGCATCGACCGCGATTTTCATCGGCGGCGAAGACGTCCTGGATGCTGAGAAGTTGTTGCAGTCGGTGTGCAACACCTTCTTTGGGCCCGTCCGCGTTTCGGTGATGTTGGATGCCGGCGGCTGTAACACGACGGCCAGCGCGGCGGTGGTCGCGGCGGGACGACACGTCGAACTGGGAAATGCCAAAGCGGCGGTGTTGGGCGGTACCGGACCGGTCGGTCGACGCGTCGCCCAGTTGCTGGCCGGTGAAGGCGCCGACGTGGTGTTGACCAGCCGTTCACAGGAGCGTGCCGAAGCCGCGTGCCAAGACATTCGTGAAAAAGTGGGGGCGGATCAAGCATCCACCGCGTTGCTGACCGCTGCGGCACCTCGCGGCGAAAACGAATTGAAAAAGGTGATGGCGGATCGCAACTGCGTGATTGCTTGTGGGGCCGCGGGAGTCCAATTGTTGTCCGCCCAAGTGGTGGAATCGATGTCCGATCTGGCCGTGGCGATCGACCTGAATGCGGTCCCACCGGCGGGGATCGAAGGCGTGTCGATGACGGACAAGGCCGTGCCTGTTGGCGGCGGCGTCGGATACGGCGCGATCGGGGTGGGTGGGTTGAAGATGCGAACGCACGTCCAGGCGATCGAGCGGTTATTCACGGCGAACGATCTGGTGCTGGACGCCGAAGAGATCTATGCGATTGCAAAAACCGTCGGGTGA
- the fae gene encoding formaldehyde-activating enzyme yields the protein MQFYIGEALVGDGNEVAHIDLMIGSKNGPVGTAFANALSTQSDGHTNLLAVLEPNVAVKPSTVMITKVTIKGMKQAVQMFGPAQAAVAKAVADSVADGVIPKDQTEELVCVCGVFIHPAAESDEKIYTYNYEATKQAIAAAMKNEPSADQMLAKKDSAAHPFKGF from the coding sequence ATGCAGTTTTACATCGGCGAAGCCCTGGTCGGCGACGGCAACGAAGTTGCCCACATTGACTTGATGATCGGCAGCAAGAACGGCCCGGTCGGAACCGCATTTGCCAACGCGCTGTCGACCCAGAGTGACGGTCACACCAACCTGCTGGCGGTTCTGGAGCCCAACGTTGCTGTGAAGCCGTCGACGGTCATGATCACCAAGGTCACGATCAAGGGCATGAAGCAAGCCGTGCAGATGTTCGGTCCCGCCCAAGCCGCTGTGGCCAAGGCTGTTGCCGATTCGGTTGCCGACGGCGTGATCCCCAAGGATCAAACCGAAGAATTGGTTTGCGTCTGTGGCGTGTTCATCCACCCGGCCGCTGAAAGTGACGAAAAGATCTACACGTACAATTACGAAGCCACCAAGCAAGCGATCGCCGCCGCGATGAAGAACGAACCGTCGGCCGATCAAATGTTGGCCAAGAAGGACAGTGCGGCGCACCCGTTCAAGGGATTCTAA